A genomic window from Daphnia magna isolate NIES linkage group LG9, ASM2063170v1.1, whole genome shotgun sequence includes:
- the LOC116931247 gene encoding uncharacterized protein LOC116931247 isoform X1, which yields MATGELDLVVAGVPQKIALGNIRSRDSNAFQRAPLAPPNNLSTRKQKSGETTMKRPTESLCDTESNSSRSSLRESDKPVIWVDIVRKLPTPEVETPIITKTNPKLPASFPVVNNSRQGLLPVAFQIYLQTNFSLMAEVETAKKRRSDNRHIFRTEQEDDVNWTSNAPRPSDRLQKPPFARKKNRISKNVNLRKWLELPDGLKGIHLQGREPRKTNPLQPCPRNLAKNCSIQNQSFDFPLEWVLPRKGTTFQPINPGKQMTRSRKQRRRRRTKRKTQKGKKLPKQLSSKGGRGLRSSDSMIDENAFAGYDANNLSDSMREIDLGDGSPPTKIEDEQVLHETKLNETLRNDVLDVQPSEVCGMSSDTKQQSLEDLEESLRNIQLQDEDINEDILYQVEKTTIAEDMTWLYFPRAGNNFGARFELPIDLRKLKIMTPLEYLSQYVVATRCRQRLNDVVFERHATDSKLPSEKLFSSLTEILGFPLDSQAEEKLSNLIDLVSVSQLSREQFAGIGALAERIGRSGISRRDDLELADFNLLHQKMTYLEMGQLLRRLFMFICEIDFSSPT from the exons ATGGCAACTGGAGAATTGGATCTAGTCGTTGCTGGAGTACCCCAGAAAATTGCTTTGGGAAACATTCGCAGCAGAGATTCTAACGCATTCCAACGTGCTCCATTGGCGCCACCAAACAATTTGTCAACCCGGAAGCAAAAGAGTGGCGAAACAACAATGAAGAGGCCGACTGAATCTTTGTGTGACACTGAATCCAACAGTTCGAGATCGTCGCTTCGGGAATCAGATAAGCCAGTCATTTGGGTTGATATTGTCAGAAAATTGCCTACTCCGGAAGTAGAAACGCCAATAATTACAAAAACCAACCCAAAACTTCCTGCGTCCTTTCCGGTAGTCAATAACTCTCGTCAAGGATTATTGCCCGTAGCTTTTCAAATTTACCTTCAAACGAATTTCAGCCTCATGGCAGAAGTCGAGACAGCTAAGAAGAGAAGGTCGGACAATCGGCATATTTTCCGTACCGAGCAAGAAGATGATGTGAACTGGACTTCTAATGCTCCTCGTCCGTCAGACCGGCTGCAAAAACCGCCTTTTGCGCGAAAGAAAAATCGAATTAGCAAGAATGTCAATCTGAGAAAATGGCTAGAGCTCCCTGACGGTCTAAAAGGTATCCATCTACAAGGAAGAGAACCTCGGAAAACCAACCCTCTCCAACCTTGTCCGCGTAATCTAGCGAAGAATTGCAGCATCCAAAATCAATCGTTTGATTTTCCATTGGAATGGGTACTCCCTAGAAAAGGGACGACTTTTCAGCCGATCAATCCGGGGAAACAGATGACTCGCAGTAGAAAACAACGTCGGCGACGACGAACGAAAAGGAAAACCCAAAAG GGTAAGAAGTTGCCGAAGCAGTTGTCTTCGAAAGGTGGAAGAGGACTTCGCAGTTCTGACTCGATGATTGACGAAAACGCGTTTGCCGGCTACGATGCAAATAATTTATCCGATTCCATGCGGGAAATTGATCTGGGAGACGGTTCCCCCCCAACAAAAATTGAG GACGAGCAGGTTCTTCACGAAACCAAATTAAACGAAACTTTACGGAACGATGTACTAGATGTTCAACCATCTGAGGTTTGTGGAATGTCGAGTGACACCAAGCAACAGTCCCTTGAAGATCTTGAGGAAAGTCTCCGTAATATCCAACTGCAAGATGAGGACATCAATGAGGACATCTTATATCAAGTTGAAAAGACAACCATTGCCGAAGACATGACATGGCTCTATTTTCCCCGAGCTGGAAACAATTTCGGAGCTCGTTTTGAATTGCCGATAGATTTACGAAAGCTAAAAA TAATGACTCCTCTTGAGTACTTATCCCAATACGTGGTGGCGACGCGTTGCCGTCAAAGACTAAACGATGTTGTTTTCGAACGACACGCCACGGACTCGAAGCTTCCAAGTGAG AAGCTCTTTTCGTCGCTAACTGAAATTCTCGGTTTTCCTTTGGATTCCCAAGCCGAAGAGAAATTATCCAATTTGATCGACTTGGTTTCTGTTTCTCAATTGAGTCGGGAGCAATTTGCTGGCATCGGGGCACTAGCTGAACGCATTGGACGTAGTGGCATCAGTCGGAGGGACGATCTGGAGTTGGCAGACTTCAATCTTCTGCATCAAAAGATGACCTATTTAGAAATGGGCCAACTTCTCCGCCGTCTATTTATGTTCATTTGTGAAATTGATTTTTCGTCACCAActtaa
- the LOC116931247 gene encoding uncharacterized protein LOC116931247 isoform X2, producing MGPHRYRRHFFVEVFNGRSSFIDLGLCITARPAPRTTRPLAGLPNPYPYGCSVLCNHPKDPELKDVIWRPRIPLTQESGAEHYENAKILKRNNRTGSSSDVGSIYHHSWEQKIVSNALGSYAEKDRAYPTTSSGNQLAIRRCASGGPSPVERRLPKTEGMLVLDLRPWKSFDNVSTITDGPHEPLDNFERFELKSPRTRVHDKPGRLTRAVRRPETFLSKSFKEGKKLPKQLSSKGGRGLRSSDSMIDENAFAGYDANNLSDSMREIDLGDGSPPTKIEDEQVLHETKLNETLRNDVLDVQPSEVCGMSSDTKQQSLEDLEESLRNIQLQDEDINEDILYQVEKTTIAEDMTWLYFPRAGNNFGARFELPIDLRKLKIMTPLEYLSQYVVATRCRQRLNDVVFERHATDSKLPSEKLFSSLTEILGFPLDSQAEEKLSNLIDLVSVSQLSREQFAGIGALAERIGRSGISRRDDLELADFNLLHQKMTYLEMGQLLRRLFMFICEIDFSSPT from the exons ATGGGACCTCACAGATACCGACGACATTTCTTCGTTGAAGTTTTTAATGGCAGATCAAGCTTCATCGATCTTGGATTGTGCATCACTGCTAGACCAGCACCTCGAACTACTAGGCCTCTAGCAGGACTTCCCAATCCGTATCCGTACGGCTGTTCTGTACTATGCAATCATCCAAAGGATCCGGAGCTGAAGGATGTCATATGGAGACCTAGAATACCTTTG ACGCAAGAAAGCGGAGCGGAGCATTATGAAAATGCTAAAATTCTAAAGAGAAATAACCGTACGGGTTCCTCAAGCGATGTGGGCAGCATTTATCATCACAGTTGGGAGCAAAAGATAGTATCAAATGCACTGGGATCGTACGCTGAAAAGGACAG AGCTTATCCCACGACATCCTCGGGGAATCAACTGGCGATACGGAGATGTGCAAGCGGTGGGCCTTCGCCAGTGGAAAGGCGATTGCCTAAAACCGAAGGAATGCTCGTACTGGATTTACGTCCATGGAAAAGCTTTGACAACGTTAGCACTATAACGGACGGTCCACATGAACCGCTCGACAATTTTGAG CGTTTCGAGCTAAAGAGTCCTCGAACTAGAGTGCACGACAAGCCAGGCCGCCTGACAAGAGCCGTAAGGAGACCGGAAACTTTCTTGTCAAAGTCTTTCAAAGAG GGTAAGAAGTTGCCGAAGCAGTTGTCTTCGAAAGGTGGAAGAGGACTTCGCAGTTCTGACTCGATGATTGACGAAAACGCGTTTGCCGGCTACGATGCAAATAATTTATCCGATTCCATGCGGGAAATTGATCTGGGAGACGGTTCCCCCCCAACAAAAATTGAG GACGAGCAGGTTCTTCACGAAACCAAATTAAACGAAACTTTACGGAACGATGTACTAGATGTTCAACCATCTGAGGTTTGTGGAATGTCGAGTGACACCAAGCAACAGTCCCTTGAAGATCTTGAGGAAAGTCTCCGTAATATCCAACTGCAAGATGAGGACATCAATGAGGACATCTTATATCAAGTTGAAAAGACAACCATTGCCGAAGACATGACATGGCTCTATTTTCCCCGAGCTGGAAACAATTTCGGAGCTCGTTTTGAATTGCCGATAGATTTACGAAAGCTAAAAA TAATGACTCCTCTTGAGTACTTATCCCAATACGTGGTGGCGACGCGTTGCCGTCAAAGACTAAACGATGTTGTTTTCGAACGACACGCCACGGACTCGAAGCTTCCAAGTGAG AAGCTCTTTTCGTCGCTAACTGAAATTCTCGGTTTTCCTTTGGATTCCCAAGCCGAAGAGAAATTATCCAATTTGATCGACTTGGTTTCTGTTTCTCAATTGAGTCGGGAGCAATTTGCTGGCATCGGGGCACTAGCTGAACGCATTGGACGTAGTGGCATCAGTCGGAGGGACGATCTGGAGTTGGCAGACTTCAATCTTCTGCATCAAAAGATGACCTATTTAGAAATGGGCCAACTTCTCCGCCGTCTATTTATGTTCATTTGTGAAATTGATTTTTCGTCACCAActtaa
- the LOC116931247 gene encoding uncharacterized protein LOC116931247 isoform X3 — MATGELDLVVAGVPQKIALGNIRSRDSNAFQRAPLAPPNNLSTRKQKSGETTMKRPTESLCDTESNSSRSSLRESDKPVIWVDIVRKLPTPEVETPIITKTNPKLPASFPVVNNSRQGLLPVAFQIYLQTNFSLMAEVETAKKRRSDNRHIFRTEQEDDVNWTSNAPRPSDRLQKPPFARKKNRISKNVNLRKWLELPDGLKGIHLQGREPRKTNPLQPCPRNLAKNCSIQNQSFDFPLEWVLPRKGTTFQPINPGKQMTRSRKQRRRRRTKRKTQKGKKLPKQLSSKGGRGLRSSDSMIDENAFAGYDANNLSDSMREIDLGDGSPPTKIEDEQVLHETKLNETLRNDVLDVQPSEVCGMSSDTKQQSLEDLEESLRNIQLQDEDINEDILYQVEKTTIAEDMTWLYFPRAGNNFGARFELPIDLRKLKIMTPLEYLSQYVVATRCRQRLNDVVFERHATDSKLPSEVTFESRRPTTSRREIIQFDRLGFCFSIESGAICWHRGTS; from the exons ATGGCAACTGGAGAATTGGATCTAGTCGTTGCTGGAGTACCCCAGAAAATTGCTTTGGGAAACATTCGCAGCAGAGATTCTAACGCATTCCAACGTGCTCCATTGGCGCCACCAAACAATTTGTCAACCCGGAAGCAAAAGAGTGGCGAAACAACAATGAAGAGGCCGACTGAATCTTTGTGTGACACTGAATCCAACAGTTCGAGATCGTCGCTTCGGGAATCAGATAAGCCAGTCATTTGGGTTGATATTGTCAGAAAATTGCCTACTCCGGAAGTAGAAACGCCAATAATTACAAAAACCAACCCAAAACTTCCTGCGTCCTTTCCGGTAGTCAATAACTCTCGTCAAGGATTATTGCCCGTAGCTTTTCAAATTTACCTTCAAACGAATTTCAGCCTCATGGCAGAAGTCGAGACAGCTAAGAAGAGAAGGTCGGACAATCGGCATATTTTCCGTACCGAGCAAGAAGATGATGTGAACTGGACTTCTAATGCTCCTCGTCCGTCAGACCGGCTGCAAAAACCGCCTTTTGCGCGAAAGAAAAATCGAATTAGCAAGAATGTCAATCTGAGAAAATGGCTAGAGCTCCCTGACGGTCTAAAAGGTATCCATCTACAAGGAAGAGAACCTCGGAAAACCAACCCTCTCCAACCTTGTCCGCGTAATCTAGCGAAGAATTGCAGCATCCAAAATCAATCGTTTGATTTTCCATTGGAATGGGTACTCCCTAGAAAAGGGACGACTTTTCAGCCGATCAATCCGGGGAAACAGATGACTCGCAGTAGAAAACAACGTCGGCGACGACGAACGAAAAGGAAAACCCAAAAG GGTAAGAAGTTGCCGAAGCAGTTGTCTTCGAAAGGTGGAAGAGGACTTCGCAGTTCTGACTCGATGATTGACGAAAACGCGTTTGCCGGCTACGATGCAAATAATTTATCCGATTCCATGCGGGAAATTGATCTGGGAGACGGTTCCCCCCCAACAAAAATTGAG GACGAGCAGGTTCTTCACGAAACCAAATTAAACGAAACTTTACGGAACGATGTACTAGATGTTCAACCATCTGAGGTTTGTGGAATGTCGAGTGACACCAAGCAACAGTCCCTTGAAGATCTTGAGGAAAGTCTCCGTAATATCCAACTGCAAGATGAGGACATCAATGAGGACATCTTATATCAAGTTGAAAAGACAACCATTGCCGAAGACATGACATGGCTCTATTTTCCCCGAGCTGGAAACAATTTCGGAGCTCGTTTTGAATTGCCGATAGATTTACGAAAGCTAAAAA TAATGACTCCTCTTGAGTACTTATCCCAATACGTGGTGGCGACGCGTTGCCGTCAAAGACTAAACGATGTTGTTTTCGAACGACACGCCACGGACTCGAAGCTTCCAAGTGAGGTAACGTTTGAATCACGAAGGCCTACAACGAG CCGAAGAGAAATTATCCAATTTGATCGACTTGGTTTCTGTTTCTCAATTGAGTCGGGAGCAATTTGCTGGCATCGGGGCACTAGCTGA